One part of the Arabidopsis thaliana chromosome 1 sequence genome encodes these proteins:
- a CDS encoding Serine protease inhibitor (SERPIN) family protein (Serine protease inhibitor (SERPIN) family protein; FUNCTIONS IN: serine-type endopeptidase inhibitor activity; INVOLVED IN: biological_process unknown; LOCATED IN: cellular_component unknown; CONTAINS InterPro DOMAIN/s: Protease inhibitor I4, serpin, plant (InterPro:IPR015554), Protease inhibitor I4, serpin (InterPro:IPR000215); BEST Arabidopsis thaliana protein match is: serpin 2 (TAIR:AT2G14540.1); Has 3407 Blast hits to 3397 proteins in 279 species: Archae - 51; Bacteria - 198; Metazoa - 2730; Fungi - 0; Plants - 269; Viruses - 35; Other Eukaryotes - 124 (source: NCBI BLink).), whose protein sequence is MRREYGSVSAKSLPLSLSKEAKEVVHAAVNGAEEVRMEVNSWALRHTNGLIKNLLPPGSVTNQTIKIYGNALYFKGAWENKFGKSMTIHKPFHLVNGKQVLVPFMKSYERKYMKAYNGFKVLRILQYRVDYKDTSRQFSIDMDLNVLIEIDEESAEAAAATALACTVALVWLQRYYAASSHRFCGRLSISFLD, encoded by the exons ATGAGGAGAGAGTATGGTTCTGTTTCCGCGAAATCGCTTCCGTTGTCCTTGTCGAAGGAAGCTAAAGAGGTGGTCCACGCGGCAGTCAATGGA gCCGAGGAAGTGCGTATGGAGGTGAACTCGTGGGCTTTACGTCACACCAATGGTCTCATCAAAAATCTTCTACCTCCTGGATCTgttacaaaccaaaccattaAGATTTATGGAAACGCACTGTACTTCAAGGGAGCTTGGGAAAACAAATTCGGTAAGTCAATGACGATACACAAACCTTTCCACCTTGTCAATGGCAAACAAGTACTTGTGCCTTTCATGAAAAGctatgaaagaaaatatatgaaggCTTACAATGGTTTCAAGGTCCTTAGAATACTACAATACCGAGTAGACTATAAGGATACAAGTCGCCAATTCTCAAT TGACATGGATcttaatgttttgattgaGATCGATGAAGAAAGTGCAGAAGCTGCGGCTGCTACTGCTCTAGCTTGCACAGTTGCACTTGTGTGGCTGCAGCGCTATTATGCCGCCTCCTCCCATAGATTTTGTGGCAGATtatccatttcttttcttgattag